A window of candidate division WOR-3 bacterium contains these coding sequences:
- a CDS encoding diguanylate cyclase produces MGIKIFYIFSIIYGIVSGVGIFKRILPSQFLYVFLAVILFYFLYYLNRRKIILSHSVAGGIITNLSVQLTGGVASMLFFIYPLVLAIIGYREKYINYWVVALCLFVVETLSAVFTHTVMFPPLIIFFASAGVIGFIIKKQQESESFLKKSLMKYESRDQFLGPADFEQKKIVTSVQDIDRHRGIERPLLYFVKLIHRMFNAYTTAIFSYYNDNLTLIQGFSHSELFRPDTVIDVKSGIYRQVIASGKVILIKEFVQNPDELGYYRGEVKVGSVLIAPIILLNKVEGILIMDRKDQLFDEEDKEKFTEAVHSAGYLLAMLRLYEQKSYEAKYLKEISEHIKELNKEELDLDKILSDAAQFFKEVMECNDVGIAAIDELNEEGEVLYSTYVEEKTKFSFDDGLVGFVARHRDCIIKDDLGKGNVVVLKKSIKTRNLSFVGIPVFRDEELLGVIWLEDHRKKKFNRDNIDALNILASQLSFAWQRAALHNKVKELSERDGLTGLYNHRYFQEILEKELKKKRELVLLLFDIDHFKQINDTYGHQGGDKVLEFLGRLMTKSKNCISARYGGEEFVMIFPRCSLKKGIDHAVHLKDHLLKSSIKVDHTRIKITVSIGVAHYPTDAETRDELIRKADEAMYWAKQNGRDQVAVAKTLADKKKTSSKQEDKDKKSLVSEERSGT; encoded by the coding sequence ATGGGAATAAAAATTTTTTACATCTTTTCAATCATCTACGGCATCGTCAGCGGTGTTGGTATATTCAAACGGATACTTCCATCCCAATTTCTATATGTTTTTCTGGCGGTTATTCTATTCTATTTTTTATACTACTTGAATAGAAGGAAAATAATTTTGTCTCACAGTGTTGCCGGTGGGATCATTACGAATCTATCTGTTCAACTTACCGGTGGCGTCGCTTCGATGCTGTTCTTTATATACCCGCTGGTCCTGGCGATCATCGGATACAGAGAAAAGTATATAAATTACTGGGTCGTTGCATTGTGCCTTTTTGTCGTGGAAACACTTTCAGCCGTCTTCACCCACACAGTGATGTTTCCACCTTTGATCATCTTCTTTGCATCGGCGGGAGTGATCGGTTTCATAATAAAGAAACAGCAGGAAAGTGAGTCTTTCCTTAAAAAATCATTAATGAAATATGAATCACGGGATCAGTTTTTAGGACCGGCTGATTTTGAACAGAAGAAGATTGTGACGTCGGTACAGGATATTGATCGGCATCGAGGTATTGAAAGACCACTTCTTTATTTCGTTAAGTTGATACACAGAATGTTCAATGCATACACGACCGCGATCTTTTCTTATTACAACGACAACCTTACTCTTATCCAGGGATTTTCCCATTCAGAACTCTTTCGGCCCGACACCGTCATCGATGTAAAATCAGGTATTTACCGCCAGGTCATCGCCTCCGGTAAAGTGATTTTAATAAAAGAATTCGTCCAGAATCCCGATGAACTTGGATATTACAGAGGTGAAGTGAAGGTCGGTTCGGTATTGATCGCTCCGATTATCCTTCTCAACAAGGTTGAGGGGATATTGATTATGGACCGGAAAGATCAGCTGTTCGATGAGGAGGACAAGGAGAAGTTCACAGAGGCGGTCCACTCGGCGGGTTACCTGCTTGCAATGCTCAGGTTGTACGAGCAGAAGAGTTACGAGGCGAAGTATTTGAAAGAAATCTCCGAGCATATTAAAGAATTGAATAAAGAAGAACTCGACCTGGATAAGATCTTATCAGACGCCGCCCAATTCTTTAAAGAGGTAATGGAATGTAATGACGTCGGTATCGCTGCTATTGATGAATTGAATGAAGAAGGAGAAGTGCTTTATTCCACCTATGTGGAGGAGAAAACGAAATTCTCTTTTGACGACGGCCTTGTAGGTTTTGTGGCGCGCCACAGAGACTGCATTATAAAAGACGACCTGGGTAAAGGAAATGTGGTGGTTCTTAAAAAAAGTATAAAGACCAGGAACCTTTCTTTCGTCGGTATTCCGGTATTTCGGGATGAAGAACTGCTGGGAGTGATCTGGCTTGAGGATCACCGTAAGAAAAAATTCAACCGTGACAACATCGATGCATTGAATATTCTGGCTTCGCAGCTTTCTTTCGCCTGGCAACGGGCGGCTCTTCATAATAAAGTGAAAGAACTGAGCGAAAGGGACGGTCTGACGGGCCTGTATAACCACCGTTATTTTCAGGAAATCCTGGAGAAGGAACTTAAGAAGAAAAGGGAACTTGTTCTGCTTTTATTCGACATCGATCACTTCAAGCAGATAAACGATACCTACGGACATCAGGGAGGTGATAAGGTTCTGGAGTTTCTCGGAAGGTTGATGACCAAATCCAAGAATTGTATTTCGGCACGCTACGGAGGTGAGGAGTTTGTGATGATTTTTCCCAGATGTTCCCTTAAGAAAGGGATCGATCACGCCGTGCACCTCAAGGACCACCTTTTGAAATCCAGTATAAAGGTCGATCACACCAGGATAAAGATCACCGTAAGCATCGGTGTGGCACACTACCCTACTGATGCGGAGACCAGGGATGAATTGATCAGGAAGGCCGATGAGGCGATGTATTGGGCGAAACAGAACGGCAGGGATCAGGTAGCAGTGGCGAAGACTTTGGCTGATAAAAAGAAGACATCCTCAAAGCAGGAGGATAAAGATAAGAAGTCTCTTGTTTCTGAAGAGAGGAGCGGAACGTGA